In Nymphaea colorata isolate Beijing-Zhang1983 chromosome 5, ASM883128v2, whole genome shotgun sequence, one genomic interval encodes:
- the LOC116253819 gene encoding uncharacterized protein LOC116253819, whose protein sequence is MAEDLDDGEFWLPSRFLSEEMGFLETKLPCEFPYCDSSSPVESVVSSTETESDEEDYMAGLMRRMAHSTLEDDEKEAAQKVAVMAGSPQSTLCRSLDSSGSQGGSNGPSQVSSPPSTPLNQEDDAWDLLSAAAGQVVRMKMNEEGEKYQGRGLLGPPKQPVAVPVPVPAAAVVPKQTTQMKAADVSGYPLQRCWSDNGRDASALAMHFEFLKQQKQQQSNWGKQQQQQHQQAAKIAQAQQIQSRVRAAAAAASAKFGRPLGLPPSAWPPLQSASANTGLRAAPLQSPSANAGMRAVFLGNSSSRRESSGTGVFLPRRVGSSPDYRKKSGCSTVLLPARVVQALNLSIDDMGSAQPNYYLGSLVHDRDSSSLNMDPRPYIARNGLLPPQKRTVRPQQPVLNSELRLPQEWTY, encoded by the exons ATGGCGGAAGATCTGGACGACGGAGAGTTCTGGCTGCCATCTCGGTTCTTGTCGGAGGAGATGGGGTTCCTGGAGACCAAGCTTCCCTGCGAGTTTCCCTACTGCGACTCGTCGTCCCCTGTCGAGTCGGTGGTGAGCTCGACGGAGACGGAGAGCGACGAGGAGGACTACATGGCCGGGCTGATGCGGCGCATGGCTCACTCGACGCTGGAGGACGACGAGAAGGAGGCTGCGCAGAAG GTGGCAGTCATGGCGGGGTCGCCGCAGTCGACGCTATGCAGGAGTCTGGACTCGAGCGGGAGTCAGGGAGGGTCTAACGGGCCGTCCCAGGTGTCGTCGCCTCCGTCGACGCCTTTGAACCAGGAGGACGACGCGTGGGATTTGCTCTCTGCTGCGGCCGGTCAGGTCGTGAGGATGAAAATGAACGAAGAGGGCGAGAAGTATCAAGGCAGGGGTCTTCTCGGGCCGCCCAAGCAGCCGGTGGCGGTACCCGTGCCGGTGCCGGCCGCGGCCGTGGTCCCCAAGCAGACTACGCAGATGAAGGCCGCCGACGTTTCTGGGTATCCCCTCCAACGATGCTGGAGCGACAACGGCAGGGATGCGAGCGCGCTCGCTATGCAT TTTGAGTTCCTGAAGcagcagaagcagcagcagTCGAATTGGGGgaagcaacagcagcagcagcatcagCAGGCGGCGAAGATCGCTCAGGCTCAGCAGATACAGAGCCGTGTgcgcgccgccgccgccgccgcgaGTGCGAAGTTCGGCCGCCCGCTGGGGCTGCCTCCATCCGCATGGCCTCCTCTTCAGAGCGCATCTGCCAACACTGGATTGAGAGCGGCTCCTCTCCAGAGCCCCTCTGCGAACGCCGGAATGAGAGCGGTTTTTCTCGGAAATTCTAGTTCTCGACGGGAGTCCTCCGGCACCGGCGTCTTCCTGCCTAGAAGAGTCGGTAGCTCACCGGATTACAGAAAGAAATCTG GTTGCTCGACGGTTTTGCTGCCGGCGAGGGTAGTTCAGGCGCTGAACCTCAGCATCGACGACATGGGTTCTGCACAACCAAACTACTACTTGGGGAGTCTTGTTCATGACCGTG ATTCTTCTTCACTCAACATGGACCCTCGGCCCTACATTGCGAGGAACGGGTTACTTCCTCCTCAGAAGAGAACCGTCCGGCCACAACAACCAGTCCTCAACAGCGAGTTGCGTTTGCCTCAAGAGTGGACATATTGA